From Bacteroidota bacterium:
CCCGAAATCCCAACAACCCGAAATCCCAACAACCCGAAATCCCAACAACCCGAAATCCCAACAACCCGAAATCCCAACAACCCGAAATCCCAACAACCCGAAATCCCAACAACCCGAAATCCCAACAACCCGAAAACACAACAACCCGAAAACACAACAACCCGAAAACACAACAACCCGAAAACACAACAACCCGAAAACACAACAACCCGAAAACACGAAACCCCGAAAACACGAAACCCCGAATACCCAAAACCCCGAATACCCAAAACCCCGAATACCCGAAACCCCGAATACCTGGAATAAAAAAAAATTCCTGGTCTTGTAAACCGATCCGTCCTATCCTGTGTCCATAGCAGCAGAACACAACCAGGTGTACAGCAAGCGCGGTGATAAACGTATCCCAACAACAGATTAATCAGACGTTTCGTGAGGTGGTAACTACACACCAGCGTGACCTCTATTTGTGGGCGTTCAGGCTTACGGGCAATCACCACGATGCTGAAGATTTGTCGCAAGAGGTTTTTATCAAAGTACACGCCAGCCTCGACGGTTTTCGTGGCGAGGCGGGGATGAAAACCTGGATTTACCGGATTGCGGTTAACACCTATTTGAATAAGCGACGCAAAAAGGCACTCACGTTTATGAAGTTGCAAGACGACATCGAGCAAACCATGCAGGCCCGGGCTGGCGGGCATGGTGTAGAAAACGTATTTCGCGATACGGATGCTGCCGCTGAGTCCAATGCAATCAAAGCGTTTGTAGACAAAGCGCTCAAACATCTTTCGAGAAAGGAGCATATGGCGTTTGTATTGCGCCACTACAACGACCTGTCGGTCAGAGAGGTCGCAGATGCCATGCAAGTAGCAGAAGGTACTGTAAAGAGCTTGCTTTTTCGCGCCGTTCAGAAATTGCGCAAGCACCTGGCTTTCATCGCAGACACCGGAAAATAGCCGGCCTATGCGCGCCAGCACAAAGCACACAAGACTATGTCAGATCAAGTTTGTACGTCAAGAGAGCATCAGATAGTAGACGCCTTGTTTGGCGATCTCGATGCAACCGGATTGGCTGACTTGCAGCAGCACATGGACAGTTGTTCAGGCTGCGCCGGTGCCTTTCAGGAAATGCAGCAAACACTCGACGTAACTGCCCAGGTGCCCGTACCAGATGTGCCGGCTGATTACTGGTCTGGGTATTAT
This genomic window contains:
- a CDS encoding RNA polymerase sigma factor, producing the protein MINVSQQQINQTFREVVTTHQRDLYLWAFRLTGNHHDAEDLSQEVFIKVHASLDGFRGEAGMKTWIYRIAVNTYLNKRRKKALTFMKLQDDIEQTMQARAGGHGVENVFRDTDAAAESNAIKAFVDKALKHLSRKEHMAFVLRHYNDLSVREVADAMQVAEGTVKSLLFRAVQKLRKHLAFIADTGK